From the Chitinophaga lutea genome, one window contains:
- a CDS encoding outer membrane beta-barrel family protein, translating to MMKKLYALFLGLMVLQLHAAAQAPQGGRPAGAGAGAGQQRPGGANMPQIGQIYGKLVDAQTKKGVEYASVALLRVKDSSVVTGMLSKPNGDFNLENLPFGPFLVRINFMGYNTIYKKVTVTPQTMSQDLGNIRMEANAKALSEVEVTGQRSAFQMNIDKKVFNVDRNLTSVGGTAADVLKSVPSVNVDIDGNVKVRNATPTIFVDGKPSTLTIEQIPADAIESVELITNPSAKYDAEGMSGILNIVLKKNKKAGYNGMIMGGIGTGDKYNAGGNINIRQGKLNFSANYNYNSQRNWGNGTTDRTNFAVPGASELNYINQNSDSRSGGLFQFGRFGVDYYLDNRNTISLSQNIVSGTFKNRETLGSVYSDADKDITRRNTRYSDNKFGFNNYTTTLGFKHLFAEANKELTADISMNKSNNNRDGGFSTQNEDLSGNPVGNRFVQSNQSKGNTDFYTFQADYVDPIGKTGKFETGIKGTFRNYSSFYDVFNGNNGVKEKIDSLSNDYKYNEQIYAVYANYSNAIKNFGYQVGLRAEQYVYAGEIPSENMKFKPTKAVPGLFPSVYLSYKLEKEQELQLNYSRRVNRPNFFQLIPYRDFSDPLNHRQGNPNLKPEYTNSLEFSYMKTWKKHNFLGSLYYRNTNNLISTINEPIHPGTDTLLTTFVNANKNFSYGAELTMKNQIIPGWDITTNVNLYQTELQVRNAKENYTNSGFSWMAKINSETKLPANFTFQVTANYQAPTITLPAGGGGGGRGGGGGGGGGFMMIPTSAQGMIRGLSAVDIALRKDFLKSKALTATLSLSDVFNTREFGMEQESPYFMQDMVRKRESRVLRLNVSYRFGKFDAQLFKRRNNRSGGDNMQMETGGGF from the coding sequence ATGATGAAAAAATTGTACGCATTATTCCTGGGACTGATGGTCCTGCAGCTGCATGCTGCCGCGCAGGCGCCACAAGGCGGCAGGCCTGCCGGTGCGGGCGCAGGAGCCGGTCAGCAACGCCCCGGAGGTGCCAATATGCCACAGATTGGACAGATATACGGTAAACTGGTCGACGCTCAAACCAAAAAAGGCGTGGAATACGCTTCCGTAGCACTGCTGCGTGTGAAGGATTCCAGCGTGGTAACCGGCATGCTGAGCAAACCCAACGGGGATTTCAACCTCGAAAACCTCCCCTTCGGCCCCTTCCTCGTCCGTATCAACTTCATGGGTTACAACACCATCTATAAAAAGGTAACGGTAACGCCGCAGACCATGTCGCAGGACCTGGGCAACATCCGCATGGAAGCCAACGCCAAGGCATTGTCTGAAGTGGAGGTAACCGGCCAGCGCAGCGCCTTCCAGATGAACATCGATAAAAAAGTGTTCAATGTGGACCGTAACCTCACCAGCGTGGGCGGTACGGCGGCGGACGTGCTGAAAAGCGTGCCCTCCGTGAATGTGGACATCGACGGTAACGTGAAAGTGCGGAATGCCACCCCTACCATTTTTGTAGACGGCAAACCCAGCACCCTGACCATCGAGCAGATACCGGCGGACGCGATCGAAAGCGTGGAACTGATCACAAACCCCTCCGCCAAATACGATGCGGAAGGCATGAGCGGCATCCTGAACATTGTGCTGAAAAAGAACAAGAAGGCAGGATACAACGGCATGATCATGGGCGGTATCGGTACGGGCGACAAATACAACGCCGGCGGTAACATCAACATCCGTCAGGGCAAGCTGAACTTTTCCGCGAACTACAATTACAATTCCCAGCGCAACTGGGGCAACGGCACCACCGACCGTACCAACTTTGCGGTACCCGGCGCGTCGGAACTGAATTACATTAACCAGAACAGTGACAGCCGCAGCGGCGGCCTGTTCCAGTTCGGCCGTTTCGGCGTCGATTATTACCTCGACAACCGGAACACCATTTCATTGTCGCAGAACATCGTCAGCGGCACCTTCAAAAACAGGGAAACCCTCGGAAGCGTGTACAGCGATGCGGATAAAGACATCACCCGCCGCAATACCCGCTACTCCGACAATAAATTCGGGTTCAACAACTACACCACCACCCTCGGTTTCAAGCATCTGTTCGCGGAAGCCAACAAGGAACTGACGGCGGACATATCGATGAACAAAAGCAATAACAACCGCGACGGCGGTTTCAGCACGCAGAACGAAGACCTTTCCGGCAACCCGGTAGGCAACCGTTTCGTGCAGTCGAACCAGAGCAAGGGCAACACGGATTTCTACACCTTCCAGGCCGATTACGTGGACCCCATCGGTAAAACCGGCAAGTTCGAAACCGGTATCAAAGGTACCTTCCGTAACTACAGCAGCTTCTATGACGTGTTCAACGGCAACAACGGCGTGAAGGAAAAAATCGACAGCCTGTCTAACGACTACAAATACAACGAGCAGATCTATGCCGTGTATGCGAACTACTCCAACGCCATTAAAAACTTCGGTTACCAGGTGGGACTCCGCGCGGAACAATATGTATACGCCGGTGAAATCCCCAGCGAAAACATGAAGTTCAAACCCACGAAAGCCGTACCGGGCCTGTTCCCCAGCGTATACCTCTCGTACAAGCTGGAAAAAGAGCAGGAATTGCAGCTGAACTATTCGCGCCGGGTGAACCGTCCGAACTTTTTCCAGCTCATCCCCTACCGCGACTTCTCCGACCCGCTGAACCACCGCCAGGGCAACCCGAATCTGAAACCGGAGTACACCAACAGCCTCGAGTTTTCGTACATGAAAACCTGGAAGAAACACAACTTCCTCGGTTCGCTGTACTACCGTAATACGAACAACCTCATCAGCACCATCAACGAGCCCATTCACCCGGGCACCGATACGCTGCTGACCACTTTCGTGAACGCCAATAAAAACTTTTCCTACGGTGCGGAACTGACGATGAAGAACCAGATCATTCCGGGCTGGGACATCACCACCAACGTGAACCTGTACCAGACGGAACTGCAGGTGCGCAATGCCAAGGAGAATTACACCAACAGCGGATTCAGCTGGATGGCTAAAATCAACTCCGAAACCAAACTGCCCGCCAACTTCACCTTCCAGGTTACCGCCAACTACCAGGCGCCGACCATTACCCTGCCCGCAGGTGGCGGCGGTGGTGGCCGTGGCGGCGGAGGTGGCGGCGGTGGAGGATTTATGATGATCCCCACTTCCGCGCAGGGCATGATCAGGGGCCTGAGCGCGGTAGATATCGCACTTCGCAAAGACTTCCTGAAGAGCAAAGCGCTCACCGCTACCCTTTCCCTCAGCGACGTGTTCAATACCCGCGAGTTCGGTATGGAGCAGGAGTCCCCTTATTTCATGCAGGACATGGTGCGCAAACGCGAATCAAGGGTATTGCGCCTCAACGTGAGCTACCGTTTCGGCAAATTCGACGCGCAGCTCTTCAAGCGGCGTAACAACCGGAGCGGCGGAGATAACATGCAGATGGAAACAGGCGGAGGATTTTAA
- a CDS encoding DUF445 domain-containing protein — MVYLIPILGAFTGWFVNRAALWLLFRPVQPVNLGLFTLQGAFPRQQQQLAAALGKMVATQFFSFDNIRQKLTDPQKISAIKPVVEEHLEHFLRKKLPETMPMISMFIGDSTINQIKTTLANELDLLFPKLIGQYLDNVQNDLDLEAIVTAKVAALSSEQLEQAVHQRLGGALNKLGWLCAATGFLIGLLQLALAVT, encoded by the coding sequence ATGGTCTATCTGATTCCCATATTAGGCGCTTTTACCGGCTGGTTTGTGAACCGCGCCGCCCTCTGGCTGTTGTTCCGCCCCGTTCAACCGGTGAACCTCGGCCTGTTTACCCTCCAGGGCGCATTTCCCCGGCAACAGCAGCAGCTGGCCGCGGCGCTGGGCAAGATGGTGGCCACGCAGTTTTTTTCCTTCGACAACATCCGGCAGAAACTCACCGACCCGCAGAAAATCAGTGCCATCAAACCTGTCGTGGAAGAACATCTCGAACACTTCCTCCGGAAAAAACTCCCGGAAACGATGCCCATGATTTCCATGTTCATCGGCGACAGCACCATCAACCAAATCAAAACCACCCTGGCCAACGAGCTCGATCTCCTTTTCCCGAAACTCATCGGCCAGTATCTCGATAACGTGCAGAACGACCTCGACCTGGAAGCGATCGTAACGGCCAAAGTAGCGGCCCTCTCGTCCGAACAGCTCGAACAGGCCGTTCACCAGCGCCTGGGCGGCGCCCTTAACAAACTGGGCTGGCTCTGCGCCGCTACCGGCTTCCTGATCGGCCTCCTGCAACTGGCCCTGGCGGTGACCTGA
- a CDS encoding MG2 domain-containing protein — translation MQRTSLRKFRALFIAGLLATGVAGALGFTRPDDWTERILKALEKFTNDYPQEKVYLHFDRDYYAAGETIWYSAYITLNEQPALGARNLYAELRDAKGAIVQKQLVVAYQGGAAGEFTLPENMKPGLYQVRAYTAWMLNFDSSFLFYKNIQIMDPKSGKTGETAATRDFSVQFFPEGGDLINDVSSLVAFKAIDANGYPIKVAGAVRDSKDKQVGVIETVHDGMGSFELKPEAGESYKVVVQSATGQQKTFNLPTVKPKGVALKVYNRGARVFFLAGFSGIDTSLNKLMLVAQMQNQVVYKANLNIAEGQVSGLIPVAELPTGILQLTLFDTNGNPLSERIVYVRQKTELLDFMLDPNELNKAPRGRTELVLQVPDSMRGRISVSVTDADQVAQDPYANNIISNTLLTSDIHGYVHNPYWYFRNNSDTTNAALDLVMLTNGWRRFSWKEILHDKYPQLTYPYEQGINITGTARTAGGQLVTDGQVSFLIRIPVDSSSAFASAPVNPQGKFALTNMLFSDTANVYFQGNMTNKKWKDVDVKFDRHFFDVYNSVKTPVPLLPPPPMDNRVLKNYLATVNEGIGVNKMINNRTIYLKEVNINARKPAPSETTEKRYASGMFSGGDGYTFDLTEENPTSFNVFQYLQSRVPGLQIGGDISNPTLSWRGGAPGIYLDQMPVDVSMVSTIPMSDVALIKVFRPPFMGGMGGGNGAIAIWTRRGGDYKGDPNAKGMELVKKGGYKIIKEFYSPDYAVKKAVHSLPDKRLTLYWNASLRIDTTNNTTRFTFYNNDFTKNYRVVVEAMDQFGRVGRLEKTF, via the coding sequence ATGCAACGTACATCCCTGAGGAAGTTCCGTGCCCTGTTCATCGCCGGCCTGTTAGCCACCGGCGTCGCCGGCGCGTTGGGTTTTACCAGACCCGACGACTGGACGGAACGGATACTGAAAGCTTTGGAAAAATTCACCAACGATTATCCGCAAGAGAAAGTTTACCTGCACTTCGACAGGGATTATTATGCCGCCGGGGAAACCATCTGGTACTCCGCCTACATCACCCTCAACGAACAGCCCGCACTCGGTGCGCGCAACCTCTATGCGGAGCTGCGCGACGCCAAAGGCGCCATTGTGCAGAAACAGCTGGTGGTGGCCTACCAGGGCGGCGCAGCCGGGGAATTCACCCTGCCGGAAAACATGAAGCCGGGCCTCTACCAGGTACGCGCTTACACTGCCTGGATGCTCAATTTCGACAGCTCTTTCCTCTTCTATAAAAACATCCAGATCATGGACCCGAAATCGGGTAAAACCGGCGAAACAGCCGCTACCCGCGATTTTTCGGTACAGTTTTTCCCGGAGGGAGGCGATCTTATCAACGACGTGAGCAGCCTCGTCGCCTTTAAAGCCATCGACGCGAACGGGTACCCCATCAAGGTAGCGGGGGCCGTACGCGACAGCAAAGACAAACAGGTGGGCGTCATCGAAACGGTGCACGACGGGATGGGCAGCTTTGAACTGAAACCCGAAGCGGGGGAAAGCTACAAAGTGGTGGTGCAGTCCGCCACCGGCCAGCAGAAAACGTTCAACCTGCCCACTGTCAAGCCCAAAGGCGTGGCCCTGAAAGTATACAACCGCGGCGCAAGGGTGTTTTTCCTCGCCGGCTTCAGCGGTATCGACACCAGCCTCAACAAATTGATGCTGGTAGCCCAGATGCAGAACCAGGTCGTGTATAAAGCCAACCTCAATATCGCGGAAGGCCAGGTAAGCGGCCTCATCCCCGTGGCGGAATTGCCCACCGGCATCCTGCAGCTGACCCTTTTCGACACGAACGGCAATCCGCTCAGCGAACGTATCGTGTACGTGCGGCAGAAAACCGAACTGCTCGATTTCATGCTCGACCCGAACGAACTCAACAAAGCCCCCCGCGGCAGAACGGAGCTCGTACTGCAGGTACCCGACAGCATGCGCGGCCGTATCAGCGTTTCGGTAACGGATGCCGACCAGGTAGCGCAGGACCCTTACGCCAACAACATCATTTCCAATACCCTGCTTACGTCCGATATACACGGCTACGTACACAACCCGTACTGGTATTTCCGCAACAACAGCGATACCACCAACGCCGCGCTCGACCTGGTGATGCTCACCAATGGCTGGCGCCGGTTTTCGTGGAAAGAAATCCTCCACGACAAATACCCGCAACTGACCTATCCCTACGAACAGGGCATCAACATCACCGGCACGGCGCGCACTGCCGGCGGTCAGCTGGTCACCGACGGACAGGTGAGTTTCCTCATCCGCATCCCGGTAGACAGTTCGTCCGCCTTTGCCTCCGCCCCCGTGAACCCGCAGGGTAAGTTCGCGCTCACGAACATGCTGTTCAGCGACACCGCCAACGTGTACTTCCAGGGGAATATGACCAACAAGAAATGGAAAGACGTCGATGTGAAATTCGACCGCCACTTCTTCGACGTGTACAACTCCGTTAAAACACCCGTTCCACTGTTGCCGCCCCCGCCGATGGACAACCGGGTATTGAAAAACTACCTGGCCACGGTGAACGAAGGCATCGGCGTGAACAAAATGATCAATAACCGCACGATATACCTCAAGGAAGTGAATATCAACGCCCGCAAGCCCGCACCGTCGGAAACGACCGAAAAACGGTACGCCAGCGGCATGTTCAGCGGCGGCGACGGGTACACCTTCGACCTTACCGAAGAAAATCCCACTTCCTTCAACGTATTCCAGTACCTGCAATCGCGCGTGCCGGGGCTGCAGATCGGCGGCGACATCAGCAATCCCACCCTGAGCTGGCGAGGCGGCGCACCCGGTATCTACCTCGACCAGATGCCCGTGGATGTGAGCATGGTATCGACAATCCCCATGTCGGACGTAGCACTGATCAAAGTATTCCGTCCCCCATTCATGGGCGGCATGGGCGGCGGCAACGGCGCCATCGCCATCTGGACGCGCCGTGGCGGTGATTACAAAGGCGACCCGAACGCCAAAGGCATGGAGCTGGTGAAGAAAGGCGGTTACAAAATCATCAAGGAGTTTTATAGTCCCGACTATGCCGTTAAAAAAGCCGTACACAGCCTGCCCGATAAACGCCTGACGCTGTATTGGAATGCCAGCCTCCGGATCGATACCACCAATAACACCACCCGGTTTACTTTCTACAACAACGACTTCACCAAAAACTACCGCGTAGTGGTGGAAGCGATGGACCAGTTCGGGCGCGTAGGCCGGCTGGAAAAAACTTTCTAA
- a CDS encoding BaiN/RdsA family NAD(P)/FAD-dependent oxidoreductase translates to MEQRQQGTNRLVVIGGGAAGFFCAVNAARLHPGLEVVLLEKTGKLLSKVKVSGGGRCNVTHALGSIAEMVKRYPRGGRFLKKSFGRFFTDDTVRWYAERGVRLKTEDDGRMFPDTDDSQTIIDCLLREADRYGVEVMMHADVVRLERNSEWTVHLQGGRTIKAKHVCIAAGGYAQAGKYSWLQELGHGIETPAPSLFTFNMPQNPVTALMGVSVPRAQVKIAGSKLVETGPVLITHWGMSGPAVLRLSAWGARYLQEEQYTFTLIVNWLPDYNENSLREAWPALRLEMGGQAIHHRNPFSLPQRLWQFLLQQAGIHENARWAELPAKEQNKLIRLLTAMDFPVKGKTTFKEEFVTCGGVQLSEIDPLTMRSRVVEDLYFAGEIMDVDGITGGFNFQHAWTSGWIAAQLGA, encoded by the coding sequence ATGGAACAAAGGCAACAGGGAACAAACAGGCTGGTGGTGATCGGCGGCGGAGCGGCCGGATTTTTTTGCGCGGTGAACGCAGCGCGGCTGCATCCGGGCCTGGAGGTGGTGCTGCTGGAAAAAACGGGCAAGCTGCTCTCGAAGGTAAAAGTCTCCGGAGGCGGGCGTTGCAACGTAACGCACGCTTTGGGCAGCATTGCCGAGATGGTGAAGCGCTATCCCCGCGGCGGCCGGTTCCTGAAGAAATCGTTCGGGCGCTTTTTTACGGACGATACGGTGCGCTGGTATGCCGAGCGCGGCGTGCGGCTGAAAACGGAAGACGATGGCCGGATGTTCCCCGATACGGACGATTCCCAGACGATCATCGACTGCCTGCTGCGCGAAGCCGATCGATACGGGGTGGAAGTGATGATGCATGCGGATGTGGTGCGGCTGGAACGGAACAGCGAATGGACGGTGCACCTGCAGGGCGGGCGCACCATCAAAGCGAAACATGTGTGTATAGCGGCTGGCGGCTATGCCCAGGCCGGTAAATACAGCTGGCTGCAGGAGCTGGGGCACGGGATTGAAACACCGGCGCCATCGCTCTTTACCTTCAATATGCCGCAGAACCCGGTAACGGCGCTTATGGGCGTGTCTGTTCCAAGGGCGCAGGTGAAAATCGCCGGCAGCAAGCTGGTGGAAACGGGCCCGGTGCTGATCACGCACTGGGGCATGAGCGGCCCGGCCGTGCTGCGGCTCTCGGCATGGGGCGCGCGTTACCTCCAGGAAGAACAATACACCTTTACGCTGATCGTCAACTGGCTGCCGGATTATAACGAAAACTCCCTGCGCGAAGCCTGGCCGGCGTTGCGCCTCGAAATGGGCGGACAGGCCATTCACCACCGCAACCCCTTCAGCCTGCCGCAGCGCCTCTGGCAGTTTTTGCTGCAACAGGCAGGCATACACGAAAATGCCAGATGGGCCGAATTGCCGGCCAAGGAGCAGAATAAACTCATCCGCCTTTTAACGGCGATGGACTTCCCCGTGAAAGGAAAAACCACTTTTAAAGAAGAATTTGTGACCTGCGGCGGTGTGCAGCTGTCCGAGATCGATCCGCTCACCATGCGCAGCAGGGTAGTGGAGGATTTATATTTTGCCGGTGAGATCATGGATGTAGACGGCATCACGGGCGGGTTTAATTTTCAGCATGCATGGACCAGCGGCTGGATTGCCGCGCAGCTGGGCGCTTAG
- a CDS encoding STN and carboxypeptidase regulatory-like domain-containing protein: MSRFCFILLICLAGICGAPALYAQQPLNKNVSINVVRQPVDTVLARLSLQSKGSFSFIGSPFRKDSLVTLRVVNKPLRQVLDQLFQGRIQYVESGDNIVLQRADGQRERHYMISGTVRDRLSGQAIEAASIFEHSNLASTFTDSEGHFHLRLRDRGRMPSVQLTVSKEFYLDTALYIMPGFDREISIAIAPAPPVQLREFTVTDGVEKTWLGKKLLSNTLRRQTQNISRFFAEKPVQTSIVPSLGTHGKMAGQVVNKFSLNIVGGYSAGLDGVEVAGGFNINKKDAQYAQVAGLFNMVGGHMKGAQATGGMNRVMKSAMGAQAAGIANIIDSSMTGAQATGGINKTGGFSSGAQAAGLANVGNGSFMGFQAAGGLNIIRGEVLGAQIAGLSNYSEGTSKGAQITGGLNHAKGTVEGIQIAGIYNSTGDSLKGIQLAGIANRTNGINHGAQIGVFNYARTVKGLQFGLINIADSSAGTSIGLVNIVRKNGYYKLSISASDLLPVQASLKTGRRQLYSVLMAGKGDAQYGFGFGIGTAFTLYKRLGMTAELVQQTLFDGNWDVSATIGRLMPLVNFRIAPWLSVHAGPAFSIGEYSELHPVPGKGYPSFFDNGDFNAWLGWQAGITLF; this comes from the coding sequence TTGTCACGCTTCTGTTTCATACTCCTGATATGCCTCGCCGGCATCTGCGGCGCTCCTGCCCTGTATGCGCAGCAACCTCTCAATAAAAACGTTTCGATCAACGTGGTACGCCAACCTGTTGATACGGTACTGGCCCGGCTCAGTTTACAGAGCAAGGGCTCTTTTTCGTTTATAGGGAGCCCTTTCAGAAAAGACAGCCTGGTCACCCTCCGCGTAGTGAACAAACCCCTGCGCCAGGTGCTCGACCAGTTGTTCCAGGGCCGCATACAGTATGTGGAAAGTGGCGATAACATCGTGCTGCAGCGGGCAGACGGCCAGCGGGAGCGGCATTACATGATCAGCGGTACCGTGCGCGACCGGCTAAGCGGTCAGGCCATCGAGGCAGCCAGCATCTTCGAGCACAGCAACCTCGCATCCACCTTCACCGACAGTGAAGGCCATTTTCATTTGCGGCTGCGCGACCGCGGGCGCATGCCTTCTGTGCAGCTCACGGTGAGCAAGGAATTTTATCTCGATACCGCTTTATACATCATGCCCGGCTTCGACCGGGAAATATCCATCGCCATTGCGCCCGCCCCGCCAGTGCAGCTGCGGGAGTTCACCGTTACCGACGGGGTGGAAAAGACCTGGCTCGGTAAAAAGCTGCTCTCCAACACGCTGCGGCGGCAGACCCAGAACATTTCCCGCTTCTTCGCCGAAAAGCCGGTGCAGACCTCCATTGTGCCTTCGCTTGGCACACACGGCAAGATGGCCGGGCAGGTGGTGAACAAGTTTTCGCTCAACATCGTGGGCGGCTACTCCGCCGGCCTCGACGGCGTGGAAGTAGCCGGCGGTTTCAACATCAACAAAAAAGACGCACAATACGCACAGGTGGCCGGCCTGTTCAACATGGTAGGCGGTCACATGAAAGGCGCGCAGGCCACCGGGGGCATGAACCGGGTGATGAAATCGGCGATGGGCGCGCAGGCGGCGGGCATCGCCAATATCATCGACAGTAGCATGACCGGCGCACAGGCCACCGGGGGCATCAATAAAACCGGCGGTTTTTCAAGCGGCGCGCAGGCGGCCGGCCTCGCCAACGTGGGCAACGGCAGCTTCATGGGGTTCCAGGCCGCGGGCGGGCTCAATATCATCCGCGGCGAAGTGCTGGGCGCACAGATAGCAGGATTGAGCAACTACAGCGAAGGCACATCGAAAGGCGCCCAGATCACGGGCGGCCTGAACCACGCCAAAGGAACGGTGGAAGGCATCCAGATTGCGGGGATCTACAACTCCACCGGCGACAGCCTGAAGGGCATTCAACTGGCGGGCATCGCCAACCGCACGAACGGCATCAACCATGGCGCGCAGATCGGGGTGTTCAACTACGCGCGCACCGTCAAGGGTCTCCAGTTCGGCCTCATCAATATTGCCGACTCATCGGCCGGTACCAGCATCGGCCTTGTGAACATCGTGCGAAAGAATGGATACTACAAATTATCCATCTCCGCTTCGGATCTGCTACCCGTACAGGCTTCCTTGAAAACAGGACGGCGGCAGCTTTATTCGGTGCTGATGGCGGGAAAGGGCGATGCGCAATATGGTTTCGGGTTCGGTATCGGCACGGCGTTCACACTGTACAAAAGACTGGGGATGACGGCGGAACTGGTGCAGCAGACGTTGTTTGACGGGAACTGGGATGTGAGTGCGACGATCGGGCGGCTGATGCCGCTTGTCAATTTCCGCATCGCACCCTGGCTGTCCGTTCACGCAGGGCCCGCGTTTTCCATCGGGGAATACAGCGAGTTGCACCCGGTGCCTGGTAAAGGATATCCTTCTTTCTTCGATAACGGCGACTTTAACGCCTGGCTCGGCTGGCAGGCCGGGATTACATTGTTCTGA
- a CDS encoding deoxynucleoside kinase: protein MRYQFITIEGNIGAGKTTLALKLAEQLQARLILEEFADNPFLPKFYEQPDQYAFPLELFFMAERYKQLKEVLAAQDLFTRYTVSDYLFVKSLLFAKMNLQEDEFSLFQKLFEIINPQLAQPDLLIFLNAPVDLLQKNIRKRNRSYEQQIPDSYLLKVHDMYMQYLRQHAVRTLMIDTTKMDFLRSENDYNALLAALDREIPPGVTYL from the coding sequence ATGCGCTACCAGTTCATTACCATAGAAGGCAACATCGGCGCGGGCAAAACCACCCTCGCCCTCAAACTCGCGGAACAATTGCAGGCCCGGCTCATCCTGGAAGAATTTGCAGACAACCCCTTCCTGCCCAAATTTTACGAGCAACCCGACCAATATGCATTCCCGTTGGAACTGTTCTTTATGGCCGAGCGGTACAAACAGCTGAAGGAAGTGCTCGCCGCCCAGGACCTGTTCACCCGGTACACCGTCAGCGATTACCTTTTCGTGAAAAGCCTGCTGTTTGCCAAAATGAACCTGCAGGAAGATGAGTTTTCCTTATTCCAGAAGCTGTTCGAGATCATCAATCCGCAGCTTGCGCAACCCGACCTGCTGATATTCCTCAATGCCCCGGTCGATCTCCTTCAAAAGAACATCCGCAAGCGCAACCGCAGTTACGAGCAGCAGATACCCGACAGCTACCTGCTGAAGGTGCACGACATGTACATGCAATACCTCCGGCAGCATGCCGTGCGCACGCTCATGATCGATACCACCAAAATGGATTTCCTGCGCAGCGAAAACGACTACAATGCCCTGCTCGCCGCGCTCGACAGGGAAATTCCGCCGGGTGTGACTTACCTCTGA
- the folK gene encoding 2-amino-4-hydroxy-6-hydroxymethyldihydropteridine diphosphokinase: protein MNTAILLIGGNIGDRPKNLQMAATLIAARAGRIIRESALYETAPWGDVQQPDYLNQGLQIETEMAAPELLDTLLQVEKEIGRVRRMKWGARVIDIDLIFFNNEVITLPHLKVPHPQMQNRRFVLAPLGDIIPDWVHPILQLTVAQLLDACADPLPAQKLAAATP, encoded by the coding sequence ATGAATACTGCAATATTACTTATAGGTGGCAATATCGGGGACCGGCCCAAAAACCTGCAAATGGCGGCTACGCTCATTGCAGCACGTGCCGGCCGGATCATCCGTGAATCGGCCCTTTATGAAACGGCCCCCTGGGGAGACGTGCAGCAGCCCGATTACCTGAACCAGGGGCTGCAGATCGAAACCGAAATGGCCGCGCCGGAGCTGCTCGACACACTTTTACAGGTGGAAAAGGAGATCGGCCGTGTCAGGCGCATGAAATGGGGCGCCAGGGTGATCGATATCGACCTGATCTTTTTCAACAACGAAGTCATTACCCTGCCCCATCTGAAGGTACCGCATCCCCAGATGCAGAACCGCCGGTTTGTGCTGGCTCCGCTTGGAGACATCATCCCGGATTGGGTACACCCTATTTTACAACTCACTGTGGCCCAGTTGCTCGACGCCTGTGCAGATCCCCTGCCCGCTCAAAAGTTAGCTGCCGCCACCCCCTGA